A genome region from Bufo gargarizans isolate SCDJY-AF-19 chromosome 2, ASM1485885v1, whole genome shotgun sequence includes the following:
- the LOC122926092 gene encoding carbohydrate sulfotransferase 1-like — protein MVECSWKVLVLLVFASLGIQYTAIKSIRMNFISPCRSVTAENRCGNIKENAARVFCEDENGQESRKHILILATARSGSSFLGQLFNQNPDVFYLYEPLYHVQGMFSNANGLPTLERRSLLGAYRDLLHNLYDCDFYLLENYIKPAPKDHVTSSLFRSGASKALCSPPVCSQSQEFDESKCFTLCRKINLTLASTSCRSYKTMAIKTIRIPEINHMRTLVEDPRLNLKIVHLVRDPRAVLASRLSTFGDIYRSYHIWNSSGRKPHNIDLSAIRNICMDYSNSVETAFSRPSWLRGKYILVRHEDLAKDPIKKTKEIYNFVGLHWKEGLSAWIEENTNATVPPNPHKYSTIRKSAETVENWRLHLHFSIIQTVQIICNTTLSQLGYQMVDSVHQLRNLSHSLVEPRVFLPFI, from the exons ATGGTGGAGTGTTCATGGAAAGTGCTTGTGCTGTTAGTGTTTGCATCCCTGGGAATCCAGTACACAGCCATTAAGTCCATCAGGATGAACTTCATATCACCTTGCAGGAGCGTGACAGCCGAAAATCGCTGTGGAAACATCAAAG AAAATGCTGCAAGAGTTTTCTGTGAAGATGAGAATGGACAGGAGAGCAGAAAGCACATCCTTATACTTGCTACTGCCAGAAGTGGATCTTCATTTCTTGGGCAACTTTTTAACCAAAATCCAGATGTCTTCTATCTATATGAGCCTCTTTACCATGTACAGGGTATGTTTTCCAATGCCAATGGGCTGCCTACATTAGAGAGGAGATCACTTCTTGGGGCCTACAGAGACCTGCTGCATAACCTATATGACTGTGACTTCTATCTCCTGGAAAACTACATCAAGCCAGCCCCTAAAGATCACGTTACATCTTCACTTTTCAGAAGTGGAGCAAGTAAAGCCTTATGCTCTCCTCCTGTATGCAGCCAGTCACAGGAATTCGATGAAAGCAAATGTTTCACATTGTGTCGAAAGATAAACCTGACTTTGGCCTCTACAAGCTGTCGATCCTACAAAACCATGGCCATAAAAACCATCAGAATTCCTGAGATCAACCATATGAGGACTCTAGTGGAGGATCCAAGACTTAACCTTAAAATAGTTCACCTCGTCAGGGACCCCAGAGCAGTACTGGCCTCAAGATTAAGCACTTTTGGAGACATATATAGATCTTACCATATATGGAACTCATCAGGCCGAAAGCCTCACAACATTGACCTGTCAGCAATCAGGAACATATGTATGGATTACAGTAACTCAGTGGAAACTGCTTTCAGTAGACCTTCTTGGCTGAGAGGGAAGTATATACTGGTACGGCATGAAGATCTTGCTAAGGATCCTATCAAAAAAACCAAGGAAATCTACAACTTTGTTGGCCTCCATTGGAAGGAAGGTCTCTCGGCATGGATTGAGGAGAACACCAATGCAACAGTTCCTCCTAATCCTCACAAATATTCAACCATCCGAAAATCTGCAGAAACTGTGGAGAACTGGAGGCTACACTTGCATTTCAGTATAATTCAAACTGTGCAGATTATATGCAATACCACCCTGTCCCAACTTGGTTATCAAATGGTCGACTCCGTCCACCAGCTGAGAAACCTTTCTCATAGCCTTGTGGAACCAAGGGTATTTCTACCATTTAtctaa